A stretch of Sphingomonas sp. G-3-2-10 DNA encodes these proteins:
- a CDS encoding alpha/beta hydrolase, whose amino-acid sequence MAEIVLIHGAWVTTASWDDLRCFLEAAGHVVHTPTWPFLAGHTAAEINAAPPEGFGGLTVNAIADHLQPQIPQGAILIGHSFGGLLTQMLLDRGAGRAGIAVNPAPIGGVIPGPTSIGAILPIVTRWNGWNRPYAFTRDRWFRRFANAAPRAQSDAAFDSFVIPAPGRIFYQGASWIGTGIVPARRTQPLLITGSDLDRLVTSHISRSAYRIQRRSRARTDYLDLGARSHFLLNEPGWEQVAQACLDWIATLG is encoded by the coding sequence ATGGCGGAGATCGTCCTGATCCACGGCGCCTGGGTGACCACCGCCAGCTGGGACGATCTCCGCTGCTTCCTCGAAGCCGCCGGCCATGTCGTCCACACGCCGACATGGCCGTTCCTCGCGGGGCATACCGCGGCGGAGATCAACGCCGCTCCGCCCGAGGGTTTCGGCGGCCTGACCGTCAACGCCATCGCCGATCATCTCCAGCCGCAAATCCCGCAAGGCGCGATCCTGATCGGCCACAGCTTTGGCGGACTGCTCACGCAGATGCTGCTCGATCGCGGCGCGGGCCGGGCAGGAATCGCGGTGAACCCGGCCCCCATCGGCGGGGTGATCCCCGGCCCGACGTCGATCGGCGCGATCCTGCCGATCGTCACGCGCTGGAACGGCTGGAACCGGCCCTATGCCTTCACCCGCGATCGCTGGTTCCGCCGCTTCGCCAACGCCGCCCCCCGCGCGCAATCCGACGCGGCATTTGACAGCTTCGTAATCCCCGCGCCGGGCCGCATCTTCTATCAGGGGGCAAGCTGGATCGGCACGGGGATCGTGCCCGCTCGCCGCACCCAGCCCCTGCTGATTACCGGCAGCGATCTCGACCGCCTCGTCACCTCGCACATCTCGCGATCGGCCTACCGCATCCAGCGCCGCAGCCGGGCACGGACCGACTATCTCGATCTCGGCGCACGCTCGCATTTCCTGCTGAACGAACCCGGCTGGGAGCAGGTCGCGCAGGCGTGTCTCGATTGGATCGCGACTTTGGGCTAA